GATAGCTAAGCTGACAAAGCCTCCTGCAACGAAGCAGACTCCCTCTGCAGGTATAAACTGCGTGGACCAAAACGGTTTTTGCTGTTGTAGCTGTGCCACGCTAAAGGTGCTGCTGTAGATCAAGCTGCTCTGGCACACCTCCGTGGCTTACACTCATGTTGATACTGATGTGCCGGCTGTGGGCCAATTTAGGAAGCTGATCttgctgaaattcagctttttggGTGGACTTTCAGCTGTCTGAAGAAGCTTTCTGTGTGCTCATCTGCGTGCCAGTCTTGGTGCCTGGGAGGAGGATCCGTCCTGGATGCTGTTCCTTAACCTGCATCTGACTACAACTGCCGAAAAGCATTGACTCTGACCTCCCCAAAACCGTCTGTGGCTCAGCACTTGCATGCAAGTGATAAGCCAGACTTTGAAGGAGGGTTTGTCATATATAAGGGCAAGATGTTGGTGCTTTGGTGGAAAGACCGAAATGGGAATAAGACTGTACAGAGGCTGCTCTTTGAAGAGCAGGCTACCTAGATGAGAGTAGAGGTAGGGACTGCTTGCTCAACAAGGAGCAGGCCTGGTGGCGCGAAGCATCTGTGTTCAGTAATGTGAATCCCAAGATCCCCAAATCATGCCTAGCAAAGTTTTCACAATCATTGCAATATGGTAAGCAGTGTTGCAAGCAGCGTTACAAGTATGCAATAATCCCATTCCTCTTTTCCCACCCGGCAGTAGCAAGGCAATCAGTGTTATACCAGCTGGTTGTTTTTCCCAAAGGTAATAGCTGACAACTTCACAGATCTTTTCATAAGAAGGGTTGAGGAGTGAATGACACAGCCCATAAAACACTTAGGACATTGTGTTCCTGCTACCACGTATTTGCTGCACAATAAATGCAATGATTTCTTTATCCAGTGTGAGGCTCTGTTAGGGTTTATCTGTGGCAGCTGTTGCTTTACAAACTaccaaaaaagcagaaattgtCTGTGGTGTGACAGTCACTTCCACACTGCctgtggcagcagctgctgctagcTTGGATCATGTTAGGAACAAAGGTAGCAGGCTGTTTTATGTGCCTGTGAACTTTGTTCCTTATCTCTGTACTTAATGTTTAGTCATTGTCACGCAGTCACACTTCTTCCttgcattttggggttttgcagCTGtgtcagctgggaaaaaaaaaaaaaaccaaaaccaaaaacaaaaaccaaaagaaaacccagaCTAGCAGATGTCATAAGGCATGCAAATGTGATTTCAtcctttttatgtttatttttttggggAAGAGATTAAAAGGGGAAGTTGCAGTTGGTTCAGCAGGTCTGAGGATCAAAATTAAGCACTATAAGTAGATTTTGGTTCCTTTCTTTCACCTGCACTTCTGTATACCTGTCCCACGTACCCCCCGTCCTCATGCCGGCTCACCCAGCTTAGCAGTCAGTCAGTCCTGCAGGCTGCTTCAAAAACCAAACTCACATTCTACTAGGTTAAAATTTTACTTTGGAAGGTTTGTGCCCACACGCTTTTCTGTCCCCTGCATGTCAGAACTCATAAAAGCTGGCCGACAAGAGACAGTCCTCCCACTTGAGGAATTTATTCCTGTAGTTTCACTTATTTATTTGCAACAGCTCTTGAGTTCTGGTGTGCAATAGTAAACCTGATTGAACAGCTTGTGCCTGTACCTTCCTCTCTTCCATCTCCTGATGCAAAACTCCTTGTTCTCCTATGGTCAGGGTAAAGAGGGCTGGGACAGCACGGGTAGTGGGTGGTGTGGATACCGAGGGACTTGCTGGGGAAAGTGATGCAGAAATTCCTCCTGGTATAAAATTTCTTGGTCCTTGAGGACTTACAAGCTCTGGCCTGCTGTTGACCAGACCTAGGCTGGTCTCTGCagagagaaggtgggagagagctctgctctctgcagtgtTCCAGGTTCTGGGAAGGTTTTGTAGCTCAGAAGCGGTGCCAACGCTGAGCTGGCTCCATGCCTCAGCATGGCACTGCTCCAGACCTAATAAACCCTGCTGGACTTCAGCTGACTTAATACAAAATCAACTTTGTTGTTTCCGTATACGTGGCATAATTAATCTGTAATCCAGATAAACAATCCCCGGGTAATCAAGAGCTAAGTATGTACTAGTAGTTTCATGAGGTGCGGTCATGTTTGCCAGCTATTGACTGCAGTATGGTCCCCTCTTGTCAGGCTTTTGACTTGAAAAATTTTTGTCAACATTTAAATGTGCACTTTCAAGCTGAATGTCAGAAAGCTACCTGGAGCTGTTCAGTGGCTTCTGCTGCCCTTGAAACCTGAGTTTTCCTGTACAACTCTTGCCTCTAAAGCATCTCTGGGCAGAGATGCTGTGGCAGCAtcccttttttgcttttcttttctgcaatatCCATGTAAGCAGTTGTTTTTCTTGTCTACTTCTTTTCTTCACAACAGATGACATCTGGGGGGACTGAGAGCATTCTGATGGCCTGCAAGGCATACCGAGACCTGGCTTATGAGAGAGGCATCAAACAGCCAGAAATGTGAGCAATACTTCTATGGCTTGGTTTTTGCTTTGGGAGCCTGTGGGACTTGCTGTTCCTCTGAGCGGAGGTGGCTACTGGAGCCCAGTATTCCTTCATTTCATAGCTCATTACCACCTCCTCCTTGTCCACCTGTCTCTGAAGGAGAGAAACCTGGGTCGAAAGAAGCGGTGCAGCAGCACAGGAACCTTTAAGCAGCCTGGGGGgcatggtgctgctggggggctgtggTAGTTATGCTGTGCAGATGTTTTTGGCAATACCTGCGTGCTTCTCTGGACAGAGCCTGCTTATATCCACTTTGGGCCCCTCTCGAGCAGAGATTGTCAGGCCCTTTGAAGTGTTTAAGGGTTTTGATTTATTCAGATCAAAGAGGGTTTAGCCTGAAAACTCTGGGACTAAAGTTGGGGCTGGTTGGAGCTGAAATGAGGAATTGTGCTAATCGTTACGCTGCTAACAGAGGATTTGCTCTCTCTaatgtgcttcttttttttagaCGGTgcatcaaaaatatttctttggttaATTGCTTATGAGGGGAAAATGTAAAGAGAGATGAAACACTGTGATGTTCATCTTCTGCTGAATTCCCGcagttcttttcttccctctctaaCATTTTTGCATGCTATTAAAGGCCCAGATAAAGATATGATGCCTCAGAAAACAAGGTTAATTAAGGCTGTTCAGCCACTGCCATTCGAGATAGGAGACAGCAGATGTTATGTTCATTTGGTGTATTTATGCTGCTCCTTCCTTTTTGTATTGTCTCGTATGCCCCTCTCAGGGCGGGTGGTTGGTAGGAGACGGTACAATATCGTTTGATATGACAAGAAATTAGCTTTCTTGGGAATTCTGGTTCCTGGTTCACAGAAGACCATGCAGTGGAATAGAATTACTTCAATAGGTTTTCTCCGGGTTGTTCAAGATCTAGTGTCCATCATTTTAGTTCAGAACTGCACATGGCCTCTATTCTGTCCCAGAGAGTATTTTCCCCAACTTTATTCGGTCTGTGTGACTTTTGGCTAGTTGAAACATGCAGTTGGCCTGTTTGTGACCTGTCTGTCACAAGAATATCTGCAAGttgcattttttgctctttcCCCTCCTGTTCATGTAAGGCTTAGGTGGGTTGACATATGCAATCTGTTACTTTTCTAGGTTGGTCCCGGTGAGTGCTCATGCAGCGTTTGACAAGGCAGCACACTACTTTGGACTGAAGTTGATTCACATACCGTTGACCAAGGCTATGGAAGTGGATGTTCAGGTATTGCTTTAGGCAGCACAGCATTCTTTCTGTGGGAAATTAGCATTGTACAGCAAATAGCAAGAAATCTACCTATCCAGGTGGCAAGTCAGTGGATAGAGAGGGGTGAATGCTTcctggaaataaggaaaaatggcAGGAGTAAGTGCCTGTCATTGCAGATAAggttttgtttgaaataattggATGTAAACCATCCCCTTTTCCTGTGTGATTCAtttagaatgaaataatttgtgtttCAGAAATAGCCCCAGATTTCAGATGAGGGCAAACAAAAGTGTTCTAGTATTTCCAAGTGGATGAGTTGAATTACTCAGTTGATGTCTGCTGATGCTTGTAGCTCATTGCTTTGCTTTCTATAGGCTTTTGTGTGTTGGTTTTTAAGACTAGATGctgcatttttcactttttatcttttttggcaGGGTGGCACTTGGTAAATGGAATGTGAGCATCTTCTCTCTTTAAATCTTCAGGCAATGAGAAGAGCTATCTCGAAGAACACAGCCATGCTGGTCTGTTCTGCTCCCCAGTTCCCGCATGGAATTATGGACCCGATTGAAGAGGTGGCAGAGGTAGGGTGCCTCCGGGACTTCTGGGTGCTGTAGCAATAAAACCAGCATGTCCTTCTGTACAAGAAGAGCAGAGGGGTTCCAGGATGCCAACCAGTGAATCTGGTGGGAAGAACAGACTGGTTGGGAGGGTATTACTGTCCTTAAATTGGGTATTAACCAACAGCAGGGTATGTACGACACAGTTTGGAAGTGAGGAGGAATATGGGACTGTTCTCTTGCACTCTGTAACTGCTGGTACTCGAAGTACCTCTGGGCATTGTCATAAAGCTGTTTGCGTGGGGCTGGATTTCGGACCTGAGCTGGAGCGTGCAGTGTGTCACAGCAAGGCAAAGCGGCAGGCCTTCTGCATGTGCTTTGTCTCTGAACTCTCAAGTCCGTGCCATAAACTTCTGCTGTAACTGAAGGTATGTGTTGTGTACGTGACTTTGAGCTCTGCTGCACCCACTGCGAGACCAACCAGAAGGGCATTCTTTGATATCTGAgaggaaataacagcaaaatagTCCACCTGGTAAAAAGGCTTGGAGGAAGTTGGAGGAATGTGTGGAGGGAGTACGAGTCAAAGGGCTGGGATCTTATTTTTCAAACACGcctcttgatttttctctctgtgctccagttatttattttgtatgtaaCTAGCCAAGACTTCCGACCTTCTTTTTATTTGGATCACGCCCTTACACTTTATTGCGGATACTCCTTTCAGACCACGTTGTCACATCTCTTTGGCAAATACAGCAAACTGCcaaaaaatgcagtgttgtttttcctcttgctaGCAATCCTCAAATATGTGGAAGGCAGGAGAAAGCATCCCACAAGTAGCCAGCGCTTCCACATCTCCTATCCTCAACGGCTTGACAGTGGCATGATGTTCCAGAAGGGTCCAGGAAACATTTAATTGTGAAATGCAGAGTACCTTTTGGTGACTGGAGTTTGGGTGCCCCGACAATATCGTTTTCTTGCCTGATTGCGTGTTACTCACCAGAATCTCTTGTTCACACACAGCTTGCGGTGAAGTACAAAATCCCTTTCCACGTCGATGCCTGCCTGGGTGGTTTTCTTATTGCTTTCATGGACAAAGCAGGGTTCCCTCTAAAGCGTCCATTTGACTTCCGCGTAAAAGGTGTGACCAGCATTTCTGCTGACACCCACAAGGTAAGAAGTGGAGAGAAAGGTCTTCCAATGCTTTCATTTTTGGGGAGCGATTCCCGATGCCATCCCTGCCTTCAGGCATTTCTGCTCTGCGATGTGGAGGAGTGCTGAAGTGCAGGGGTAGGGGCTGCCCTATTCAGATGCCAAAGTACGGGCAAGTGGGATCTTGGTGACAGCATGCAGTGAGTGCTTGAATGCGTTCCTGTGCCCTCCTGCTGCTTTTTAATGATTTCTGTGCTCCTTGCAGTATGGCTACGCTCCCAAGGGCTCCTCAGTGGTGCTGTACAGCGACAAGAAGTACAGGAGCTACCAGTTCTTTATAGCACCCGATTGGCAAGGGGGCATATACGCCTCCCCCTCCGTGGCAGGCTCCAGGCCTGGCGGAATCATAGCTGCGTGCTGGGCAACTCTGATGCACATAGGGGAATCGGGCTACGTTGAGGCTACGAAGAGGATCATTAAAACGGCTCGTTTCCTCGAATCAGAGTACGTGTGCGCCCTTAGTGTTTTGATCACACTCTTTAACCCCGTTCTGGACTCCTCTTCccaaactgcttttgtttctcttgcaacttcccccccccccccccccggagaaGCTATAGCGTGTTACTGCTGGGTGGGGATCCACCGGGCGGTTATGGGAGAAGATGCTTTGTTTATGCCCAGGTTGCTGCCCTGTGCCAGATAGCTGAGAGGCACAGAGAGGAGGAGGGGTGCGGGCATCTTTATTTAGCTGACTTTGCTTCGAGAGTTTCTTCTGCCTCAGCCAGGGCTGAGGGGGAATCTGGAAGGACTTACTGAAGATGATGAAAGAAGGGTTATACTCTGTCTTGTGGGGGTGCTTGTGTTGCTATGTGAGCTGATAAGCTGATCTTCTCTGCTACTCCGTCTTCCCTTGCCTTTCTGTCCTccctcttttccatttcttcctgaGTGTGCTTGACTTCAGGGCCTCTAATGACCTGAGTCCTCTTGCAAGTCCCAACAGCCTGGGTTggttgtgtgattttttttttttttttggtagggatGTGCTGtcatctgttttcttctgtagCTTTTCCTTTAAGGCTCCAGATAGATGGACAGAATGTCTGGCCCCTGTAATCCTGGTCAGtcacttcttttctcctttttctttttaaggttgAGAAAAATTGACAGCATCTTCATTTTTGGGAAACCTGAGGTGTCTGTCCTCTCCATCGGTTCAGACACTTTTGACATTTATCGATTATCTAATTTCTTAGCTGCAAAAGGATGGAACTTAAATGTCCTGCAGTTCCCATCAAGGTGAGTTTGTGGAGACCAGTGGAATGATGTGCGTAGCCAGGGTATGCAAGGTGGTCGTCTTCAGGCCACTTAGCTCTCTTGATTTGCGGAGTGATGTTGTTTGTATCTGATAAATTGTATGTAGACTTTTCCTCTGCAGAGAAGGCATTACTTTTGTAATTGCTGATATATAGCAGTTACTGCAGCGAGGATAAGACAATAGTAATTTCAATGAGCCTGGCAGAGGACATATCTGAGGCTCCCTTTCTATTTACCTCTGTCTaatacaagcagaaaaatataaatagccAGGGCTTTATCTCATGTTAGTTAACTGAAGGTTGTTATTTTTAGTATCTTGCTGCCCACTGAAGATGAAGGTTATTGAAAGAACAGTGAAGGGCTGATCATTTTCAGTGACATTTCCAGCCTGGTGTAAAATGAACGTTTGTCAGAGTTTCCTTGAGTGGGTGGCTGTTGTCTTTCTGTGGGTAAAAGGGGCAAATGCTCTCAGATGTAGCTGCACTGAAAACGCTTTGGACTTGCAGATAGCTTGAAGCAAAGTCTAGAGAGCCTGAAGCGACAGCTCAGAGGTGCGAGTAGCCCTGTTCCTTCTGGTGGATGCTAACTTCCACGCTACGGGTGGCTGATGGCTTATCtaagctggggaggaaggggagggaaatgaTGGCAAGGATCACTGTGCTTGCAGGCAGCTGCATTTTTCTCACCAGCGGTACCTGGAATGAGGTGAGAAAATGGCAGGCCTTTAACCGTGTACGGTGAAgtcaggaaggaaggaggagctgCCATTTTGCGAAAGAACAGCTGAACTCTCCGCGGCTTGGTTCTAGCAAGTATTTTGCAGGGGTTACCTTTAATTGGAAGGGAGTGCATTGTCTTCTCCCATTATATTGCTGAAATGCTATTTTAAGGAGATACACGGTTGTCACTGGCCAGGGAAGGACTAAATTGCTGTCGGTTGCTCAGAAAGTGGGAAGCTGTACATGCTCGAGATGGTTaatctctcccttcccccctgcctgcccagcatTCATCTCTGCATTACGCAGTTGCACACAAAGTCCGGTGTGGCTGAACAGTTCCTGAAAGATGTCAAAGACAGCATTGAGGAGATCATGAAGGACCTCAACGCCAAGACCACAGGCATGGTAAGGAGGCCAGCATGTAGTGAGGGTGTGTTTGGGGTGAGTGTGTTTCTCTGATGGCACTAATGATCCTACGTAACGACCTCCTCTTCTCTGCTTAGGGAGCCATCTATGGAATGGCCCAGTCCGTCCCAGACAGGAGCTTGGTAGCGGAGATTTCTCAGGCGTACTTGGACGGCCTCTACAGCACGGATGTTCCTTGCAGTGAAAAGCACATGAACGGCTCTCCTGGCCACCACTGACTGTAGTACAACAATCGGTGCCTTGCCAACTAGCACTGGGGTGGTTCTAAAGGTTTCCTAGGGGAAGAGATTGCAGTAAGCCTTTGTTCCTACAGTTGCAGGTCTGATGGCAGCTTGATCTTGAAAACTTCCTTCCCCGCCTTAGTCTGTTCTGAAATCTGCATTGTTTTCATGCCCAACTTTAGTTTTAgggcttttcttcccttccccctgcctATTTTCATCATGACTATTGATGGTGAATTGAATGTCCATTCCACAACTCCAAATTCCTCAGGTATTCTGTGTGTCACTTCATTCCTTGCTGTTTCTTCTCCTCAGACCTGGTATTCAGGTGGTGTCCAGCCAAGTGTTAGATTTGAGTTCTCGTGTTGTGTTCCAAAGCTTCGATCTTCCCAGAAGTTGAAGGTAGAAAATAAattgaatattttgctttcttttgagtATCCCTCCAAGCTACTGCATTTGACAGACTGTGCTGGGAGCCTTATATCTGTGTAATGCAGAGCCGATAAATTGGCAAAGGAAAGACGGTCATGTACTCTTTTTGAAATCCCCTCTGGAGATCTCAGTGAGACTGCAATCAATATCtgctgaggggggaaaaaaaacaacacaaaatccTTTTCTGGAATATCTTGGTTTGAATAACAGCAGAAATGGAAACCAAGCGGATGGTGTAGGGAGAGGAGCTGGATGGTACTGAAAATCCTAGGTACATAGTAACTGTTTTGCTTCCCTGCCTCTTCTAGAAGACATGCATTTACCACCTAGAGTGCTTGTTGTACCTTGCTCAGTTCTGGAGGGATGTGCAAAACAGCGATGCCGCTGTTCAGAACTTGAAGGTTTTGCACTATCTCACAATGCTGTAGTAGAGTCGGTCAGGCCCTGGCGTGTGTCATGGCTAGGGACTTCACGTGCAAACGGATGGCGCCAAAGCTGACCTTTTTTACCATGATCTTTTAGTATAAAAAGGTGACTTTTGTAATAGTAGTAATCTCTGCTCTTTGCACTGATTCTTTTAAGGCACATTCTCAAAAGGGCATTCACCATTGTGCCTTGACGCTTCTCTGGCTTGTTTTTGTGGGACGCCAGGGAGGGTTTGAGGGTTCAGCTGTTGACTGCAGTGTTTGCTGCAGTCGTTTCCTTATGGtactacactgaaaaaaaaacctcaaaggcaGGCTGGCCTCAGAGAAAGTACGCTTGCCTGTAAGGTAGAATAGTAGTTGTATTGAGCCAAGTCCCTTTACAGTATTACAAAGATGCTGGTATAGCTCTGAGAGGTAGATGATAGGATGCAGCAAGTTGGAGAGGTGTTCAAGCCTTGAGCATATGGCTCACCCTTCCTATTTTTCTCCGCTGTTTTTATGGTGAGAGAGTTTTCCCAGTGCAACTTGTGAGGCAGTTGTGGCCTCAAGGACAAGCTAGAATCTCTTGAATTATTAAACAGCGGTGGAGTCACTCCTGCAGGGCTTTCCCACGTGTTTCCTCTCAGCTTTTTGCATGCTACCGAGAGTTTCCCGGGCAGAGTTCAACACTTGGGAGAAGACTTTGTGCCACGTCTGCGGGGTCTTGTGCAGGGCATCTGAAGGCATCTGTCTCTCTGCTGTAATGGGCTTGTTAGCCCTAAGCTGACCCTCGCTGGCTTAACGCAGCTGAAGCACACACTAGCACAATAATTGTACCGAATGAGAAGGTTACTTACCAGCCACTGCACAAACCAGTGCAGCCTTCGGCCCAGTGATTGTGGGAAGAAGACTTGCTTTTTAACAGGTTTATTCTCAGTGCTAGGAGACAAAAGTATTTTGGCCATCTGCCCTTAAATTGATGACTTTATGCATGTCTCTGAGCCCTTTTGAAAACACTGCATTTGAATTGCCTGATAGTCTCTTGATGGTGTTACCAGCTCTGGCAGTCAGCATTTATGTTGGACCTATTTATTCTGTTAACGTCTTGCCAATGTGACCATTACTGCATCTCTGAGTTTGCCATACTTTGGAGATAGTCTTAAGTGTCTGGCTACTGTGATGGTTCTCTTTTGAAccgagatttaaaaaaaaaaaaaacaaaaaacaaaaaccacaaaacaaaaaagggaggtactctttttgtttctgctttaaaagaaagggGGGATGGATTGGGGTGGGGTTAAGGAGAGGAAGaactccttccccttccctggtTGCATTTTCCTCCGAGGAAGTAGATGGATCTAACAGATCAGTGCTCCATTTCACATTTTTGGATGTATTTGAAGATGTTATTTGTAAGTCAATGTATTCTATTCTGGGCTTCACTTACTAGTGATATTTGTGGGTTTAATTATTTTATGTGTATTTGTTCTATACTGTAAATGTAATCTTCTGGTCAGGAAGAGGCCACTGTAATTTACCGGTGTGTAGTCTTTATTCATCCTTGTCATCTAACATGTAATCTGCATCTCCTTTATCATGCCAAATGGTCTTAGGAAAATGGTGCGATTAGCAGGCTgtataattatttaaaagacaaaaaagaagaattttatgGACTGGATTATGATCTGAAACTGGATGGTACTTTAGACCTGGAGGGATCTTCGCGACTGTTAATTCCTGCGAGATTTCCGACTGTCAGGTTTTCCAAGCGAGACACTACATTTGTGGCTTGTACAAAGCACTCCCAAGGGATGTGTGTGCTCGTAGGTACTAGACTGAAGAATATCCAATGGGATGGACCAAGAAGAGATGTGTGTCTTCATGCCATGGATTTCATCTGCACTTTTCTGATgacttgggggaggggggagcggaaGGGTTGTGTACAACAAAATAAGATCTTGCCCAATAAATACACATTGactttttaatgaacaaatgGGACGAGTTCATCTGATGGCAGTATTCTGTATTGCTCTAATGTGCCACTGTAAAACTGTAGGCTGAAATAGCTGAAGAGATGGTGAAAATGGGCCTAGTTTGTATTAAAATGGTGCATTTAGCTATCTAGGCTcattgaactctttttttttctgtttcaatgcTCATTTGAATGAATGGGGACCTATTGCTCTTGGTCTTTGCTTATGCACAGCCTAGTCTGTGGCAAGGAGAATGGTTTATGAATCTTACTACCTCTGCCCGAGGGCTGCTCTTTCATTCTGTCAAGGTAAAGGTGGTGTCCGTGGCTACGTCTTGCGTGTGATGTTCAGGGATGCTGAAAATTGTCATTTAAGAGCTATGGATTTTCTCTTAATGCTTTATAGAACtttaaagggttaaaaaaaaaaagaaaaaaagacctgaatTGGGTGTTTGTAGTGTTTCTCCCAGACTGTTTTGCTGAAAGCAACTACTGTTGTTTTCACAGCAAATTGTTCCTGTTGTACCAAAAATGCAGCAATTTGGCTGCAGACTCCCTGAATGCCGAGATCATTGTGTAACTGGAGCGAAGATCTTACACCACCAAATCCGCCTACAACCTCTTTTGGGAGGTATCCTACCGTAAGAAGCCCCTGGCCCGTTGCTTGCGCTGCTTTCGTGCCTTTTGGTTGCGCCTTCCCTGTGTTTGTGCCTTGGCTGTGGTACACTTCTGATTTTAGCACAAGCAGTTTTTATCTGATCTGCTCTGGCTTTGATAATCTCATTCTCTTTCAGACCCCGCTCACTTTGAGGTGCAGGCCTGCGAAGGCACGTGCCATTTCTCCGCATCGCTTCACCAAGAAGCGTTTCCATGGCAGAAGCACCTTCTTGAGAGCAGTCAGGCCAGTACCTGCCTTGGGAAAACTTGCTGGCGTAATTTTGACAGTGAGGCCTCCTTCCAAACTGACATCAGGTTAACCAAGACCTTTATTGTAAACATTTTCGGTCGGTATCCTACTAAAGGCCGGTTACAATAGGGGTGAGATCACATGCCTGCTTATAATACTGCTAGAGAGAGGTTACAGTAATAACCAAATTGCATGTCACAGTTGCTGGTATGTTATAGAGAAACCACAGGGTTCACGTACCATGTTTTAGGTAGAAAGCATGTTCTGGTAGGTAAGAAGCAATTACACAGTGGCTGGATGGGGCCAGGCTCGGGAAGATTTACTGGTGCAATTGTGTAACACGACTCCTGGTAAAAGGGCACGGCTGCTGAAAGCCCGAGAGGCTCAGCAGTTTGTGGGCTGGTAGCGCACAGCTAATGAAGGGTTTAAGAATGGAAGCGGCAAGATCAGAGATGGATATATGCACGGTGCCCAAGAGGTGCCTCCATCCATCTGAGCTGTGGCAGGGAGTTTGGCATGGCATTAGGCAATCTGGATCCAGGAACTAGCTTGGAAGTGGGAGAAGGCTCTAGGTGCAGCCATCCAGGCGAGATGCGGGTTGTGGCAGCGGCAGAGTTGATTTTTGGCTTCATGTGTCTCTAGTCAGGAGAGAGAAGCTGCAACCTGCTCGATGAAGCTGGCCAAGTTGATGTCTCGCTCCGATAAGCCTCCA
Above is a genomic segment from Calonectris borealis chromosome 7, bCalBor7.hap1.2, whole genome shotgun sequence containing:
- the SGPL1 gene encoding sphingosine-1-phosphate lyase 1 → MDAIIPYKEILQMYWEKATSFVNAQCDGLEPWQLVGLTFSSTLLSVWLHGFLFQSESLTSRIKKQFFKLLRKMPFIGAIIQKKIDEALNDVTSSLSFLKDEKDYIKALPEQGMSQPEVLEKMKEYSSKGDVRWQDGKVSGTVYSGEEKLTRLLVKVYEEFAWSNPLHPDIFPGLRKMEAEVVRIACTLFNGGPNSCGAMTSGGTESILMACKAYRDLAYERGIKQPEMLVPVSAHAAFDKAAHYFGLKLIHIPLTKAMEVDVQAMRRAISKNTAMLVCSAPQFPHGIMDPIEEVAELAVKYKIPFHVDACLGGFLIAFMDKAGFPLKRPFDFRVKGVTSISADTHKYGYAPKGSSVVLYSDKKYRSYQFFIAPDWQGGIYASPSVAGSRPGGIIAACWATLMHIGESGYVEATKRIIKTARFLESELRKIDSIFIFGKPEVSVLSIGSDTFDIYRLSNFLAAKGWNLNVLQFPSSIHLCITQLHTKSGVAEQFLKDVKDSIEEIMKDLNAKTTGMGAIYGMAQSVPDRSLVAEISQAYLDGLYSTDVPCSEKHMNGSPGHH